Proteins from a single region of Sphingopyxis sp. BSN-002:
- a CDS encoding Xaa-Pro peptidase family protein yields the protein MHRRQFLGTAALGGLVATLPVSALAADTAGLPNLAARAVPIGKAERLARIAKARELMRANDIGALLIEPGSSLIYFTGVEWWRSERLTAAVLTREGEVAIVTPFFEEPSVRESLGIEAEVLTWNEDENPLAAVAAWLGKRGLTKGRIGVEETVRYFAVDGLEKAMPGATVVNGAPVVRGCRMHKSPAEIALMQIAADITIAAYRHTAPRIEAGMTPADIGAIMKAATTALGGRSEFELILLGEASAYPHGSGKPQAVKDGEVVLMDCGATVHGYQSDISRTFVHGKASARQRQVWDQMRKGQDVAFAAAKLGTPAGAVDDAVRAYYQGLGWGPGYKLPGTSHRTGHGIGLDGHEPVNLVHGETTKLAPGMCFSNEPGIYIPGEFGIRLEDCFYMTDSGPKWFSEPPPSIDQPFA from the coding sequence ATGCATCGGCGGCAATTTCTGGGTACGGCGGCGCTCGGCGGTCTGGTTGCAACCTTGCCGGTTTCCGCGCTTGCAGCTGACACCGCCGGCCTGCCGAACCTTGCTGCCCGAGCCGTACCGATCGGCAAGGCCGAGCGCCTGGCGCGCATCGCCAAGGCGAGGGAGTTGATGCGCGCGAACGATATCGGCGCGCTGCTGATCGAGCCGGGGTCGAGCCTCATCTATTTCACCGGGGTCGAGTGGTGGCGGAGCGAACGGCTGACTGCCGCGGTGCTGACGCGCGAAGGCGAGGTCGCGATCGTCACGCCCTTTTTCGAGGAGCCTTCGGTGCGTGAGAGCCTGGGAATCGAGGCCGAGGTGCTGACGTGGAACGAGGACGAGAACCCGCTCGCGGCGGTGGCGGCGTGGCTCGGCAAGCGCGGGCTGACAAAGGGCAGGATAGGCGTCGAGGAAACGGTGCGCTATTTCGCGGTCGACGGGCTGGAAAAGGCGATGCCGGGCGCGACCGTCGTCAATGGCGCGCCCGTCGTGCGCGGATGCCGCATGCACAAGTCGCCCGCCGAAATCGCGCTGATGCAGATCGCCGCCGACATTACCATTGCCGCCTATCGCCACACCGCGCCGCGGATCGAAGCGGGAATGACGCCCGCTGATATCGGCGCGATCATGAAGGCTGCGACGACGGCTCTTGGCGGGCGCAGCGAGTTCGAGCTGATCCTGCTCGGCGAGGCGAGCGCCTATCCGCATGGCAGCGGCAAGCCGCAGGCGGTAAAGGATGGCGAAGTCGTGCTGATGGACTGCGGCGCGACGGTCCACGGCTATCAATCCGACATTTCACGGACCTTCGTCCATGGCAAGGCGAGCGCACGCCAGCGGCAGGTGTGGGACCAGATGCGCAAGGGGCAGGATGTGGCGTTCGCCGCGGCGAAGCTGGGGACGCCGGCGGGCGCGGTCGACGATGCGGTTCGCGCTTATTATCAGGGCCTTGGCTGGGGTCCCGGATACAAGTTGCCGGGCACATCGCACCGCACCGGGCACGGCATCGGGCTCGACGGGCACGAGCCGGTGAACCTCGTCCATGGAGAGACGACGAAGCTCGCGCCGGGTATGTGCTTCTCGAACGAGCCCGGCATCTATATCCCCGGCGAATTCGGCATCCGGCTCGAGGACTGCTTCTACATGACCGACAGCGGCCCGAAATGGTTCAGCGAACCGCCGCCGTCGATCGATCAGCCTTTCGCCTGA
- a CDS encoding DUF1343 domain-containing protein — protein MTTHFGIDRLLADPALRAPLQGKRVALLAHPASVTADLTHSLDALVAAGIDVTAVFGPQHGVRGDLQDNMMESPDFTDPTYGMPVFSLYGEVRRPSGQSMHTFDVMLVDLQDLGCRIYTYVTTLLYVLEAAAEHGKAVWVLDRPNPAGRPVEGTRLLPGWESFVGAGPMVMRHGLTMGEMGHWFIRHFGLDVDYRVIGMEGWDPEGPGFGWPVERVWINPSPNAANLNMARAYAGTVMVEGATLSEGRGTTRALELFGAPDIDAKAVIAEMKRIAPEWLAGCKLRDIWFEPTFHKHMKQLNNGIHIHAEGGWYDHLAFRPWRVQALGFKAIRSLYPDYPVWRGKDFKYEYTDDVLAIDVINGGPGLREWVDDAGAAAGDLDAVAVPDEAAWREEIADLLIY, from the coding sequence ATGACGACCCACTTCGGTATCGACCGCCTGCTCGCCGACCCCGCGCTTCGCGCGCCGCTGCAAGGGAAGCGCGTCGCGCTGCTCGCGCACCCCGCCTCGGTCACCGCTGACCTGACGCACAGTCTCGATGCACTGGTCGCGGCGGGGATCGACGTCACGGCGGTGTTCGGGCCGCAGCACGGCGTGCGCGGCGACCTGCAGGACAATATGATGGAGTCGCCGGACTTCACCGATCCGACCTATGGCATGCCGGTGTTCAGCCTCTATGGCGAGGTGCGGCGCCCGTCGGGGCAGTCGATGCATACGTTCGACGTCATGCTGGTCGACCTGCAGGATCTGGGCTGTCGCATCTACACCTATGTGACGACGCTTTTGTACGTGCTCGAAGCCGCGGCGGAGCATGGCAAGGCGGTGTGGGTGCTCGATCGCCCGAACCCGGCGGGACGTCCCGTAGAGGGCACGCGGCTTCTTCCCGGCTGGGAAAGCTTCGTCGGCGCGGGGCCGATGGTGATGCGCCACGGGCTGACGATGGGCGAGATGGGGCACTGGTTCATCCGCCACTTCGGGCTCGACGTCGACTACCGCGTGATCGGGATGGAGGGGTGGGACCCCGAAGGGCCGGGGTTCGGCTGGCCCGTCGAACGCGTCTGGATCAACCCCAGCCCGAACGCGGCGAACCTCAACATGGCGCGCGCCTATGCCGGGACCGTGATGGTCGAGGGCGCGACGCTGAGCGAAGGGCGCGGCACGACGCGCGCGCTCGAACTCTTCGGTGCGCCCGATATCGACGCGAAAGCGGTAATCGCCGAGATGAAGCGGATCGCACCCGAATGGCTTGCCGGCTGCAAGCTGCGCGACATCTGGTTCGAGCCAACCTTTCACAAACATATGAAGCAGCTCAATAACGGCATCCATATCCACGCCGAGGGCGGCTGGTATGATCATTTGGCGTTCCGGCCATGGCGCGTGCAGGCGCTGGGCTTCAAGGCAATCCGCTCGCTCTATCCCGACTATCCGGTCTGGCGCGGTAAGGATTTCAAATATGAGTACACCGACGACGTGCTCGCGATCGACGTGATCAACGGCGGACCGGGTCTGCGCGAGTGGGTCGATGATGCCGGCGCTGCGGCGGGCGATCTCGACGCGGTTGCGGTGCCCGACGAAGCGGCGTGGCGCGAAGAGATTGCGGACCTGCTGATTTACTGA
- a CDS encoding PilZ domain-containing protein, translating to MANHKGPGRMRKIDTSKAHYVGLDQRIAPRSDVYCRLPFVLPDGRQEMCTCVNISADGMLMRYERGLEIGDLVVFRMPIIGRTAAKVVWSLGGKTGVQFEKSIAAEDYLPMIRAMGARGDVN from the coding sequence ATGGCAAACCACAAAGGTCCGGGACGTATGCGCAAGATCGATACCAGCAAGGCCCATTATGTCGGCCTCGACCAGCGAATAGCGCCGCGTAGCGACGTCTATTGCCGCCTGCCCTTCGTGCTGCCCGACGGGCGGCAGGAAATGTGCACCTGCGTCAACATCAGCGCCGACGGTATGCTGATGCGGTACGAGCGCGGGCTCGAAATCGGCGACCTCGTCGTTTTCCGCATGCCGATCATCGGCCGCACTGCCGCAAAGGTCGTCTGGTCGCTCGGCGGCAAGACCGGTGTACAGTTCGAAAAGTCGATCGCCGCCGAGGATTATCTGCCGATGATCCGCGCCATGGGCGCGCGCGGGGACGTCAACTAA
- the tyrS gene encoding tyrosine--tRNA ligase gives MTNYKSDLLRLLDERGYIHQTTDAEGLDALAAKQVVPGYIGFDATAPSLHVGSLVQIMMLRRLQQTGHKPVVLMGGGTTRIGDPTGRDESRKMLSDETIAANIASIFSIFQQYLTFGDGPTDAVMVDNQDWLGKLGYIELLQEVGTHFTINRMMTFDSVKLRLDREQPMTFLEFNYMILQGYDFRYLSKERGVRLQMGGSDQWGNIVNGMELGRRMDGAELYGLTTPLLTTAAGTKMGKTASGAVWLNSGQLPHFDYWQYWRNCDDRDVGKFLKLFTDLPLDEIARLEALEGAEINEAKKILANEATAMCRGAEAAKIAAETATQTFEKGQIGGDLPQVSASAGGISIVDALRELGFTASNKEARRKLDEGAVKVDGVVVRDPHHLIQPGTGDVPVSLGSKKHGLVTR, from the coding sequence ATGACGAACTATAAATCCGACCTGCTGCGCCTGCTCGACGAGCGAGGCTATATCCATCAGACGACCGACGCGGAAGGGCTCGATGCGCTTGCCGCGAAACAGGTTGTCCCGGGATATATCGGCTTCGACGCGACCGCGCCGAGCCTGCACGTCGGCAGCCTCGTCCAGATCATGATGCTGCGTCGTCTGCAACAGACGGGGCACAAGCCCGTCGTGCTGATGGGCGGCGGGACGACGCGGATCGGCGACCCGACGGGACGCGACGAGAGCCGCAAGATGCTGTCGGACGAGACAATCGCCGCAAACATCGCCTCGATCTTCAGCATCTTCCAGCAGTATCTGACCTTCGGCGACGGTCCGACCGACGCCGTAATGGTCGACAATCAGGACTGGCTCGGCAAGCTCGGCTATATCGAACTGCTGCAGGAAGTGGGGACGCACTTCACGATCAACCGCATGATGACGTTCGATTCGGTCAAGCTGCGGCTCGACCGCGAACAGCCGATGACCTTCCTCGAATTCAACTACATGATCCTGCAGGGATACGACTTCCGCTACCTGTCGAAGGAGCGCGGTGTGCGCCTCCAGATGGGCGGATCGGACCAGTGGGGGAATATCGTCAACGGCATGGAACTTGGCCGCCGGATGGACGGCGCCGAGCTCTATGGCCTGACGACTCCGTTGCTCACGACCGCCGCGGGCACCAAAATGGGCAAAACTGCTTCGGGTGCCGTGTGGCTCAATTCGGGACAGTTGCCCCATTTCGACTATTGGCAATATTGGCGCAATTGCGACGACCGCGACGTCGGCAAATTCCTGAAGCTCTTCACCGATCTCCCGCTGGACGAAATCGCGCGCTTGGAAGCGCTCGAAGGCGCCGAGATCAACGAGGCGAAAAAGATCCTCGCGAACGAGGCGACCGCGATGTGCCGCGGTGCCGAGGCCGCGAAGATCGCTGCCGAGACCGCCACCCAAACCTTTGAAAAGGGACAGATTGGCGGCGACCTGCCACAGGTGTCGGCAAGCGCCGGCGGCATCAGCATCGTCGACGCCCTTCGCGAGCTGGGCTTTACCGCGTCGAACAAGGAAGCGCGGCGCAAGCTCGACGAGGGCGCGGTCAAGGTCGATGGCGTCGTCGTTCGCGATCCGCACCATCTGATCCAGCCAGGGACAGGCGATGTTCCGGTCAGCCTCGGGTCGAAGAAACACGGCCTCGTCACGCGCTGA
- the mfd gene encoding transcription-repair coupling factor translates to MTRPAADIFAAIASAPAPLTLARTADGFLPLLLADLARASDKRLVYVATDDTAMQAVADAAPFFAPDLIVHRFPAWDCLPYDRAGPSMRVSADRLATLSALQQAPKRGELILTTVAAITQRTLTPFRIRQLATTLAPGQRIDRDALAELLVSNGFSRVDTVADQGEFAVRGGILDLFPAGEETGLRVDFFGDEIESIRRFDPADQRSLGPAKALQLLPAAETLLDEATIKRFRSSYREIFGAQATGDPLYQAVSEGRRQAGMDHWLPLFEERLATLFDHIDPATPVLRGHRTDATAETRFDAITDYHANRVAAEREQAGSYRPLASETLYLTRNEWSDAERARPIHMISPFDVPPSATVIDLETFAARDFTPERTADLNVYDKVADHLSDERRKARKTIIASYSGGARERLSGLLRDHGVTSLAPAESWQDALGTASAESGGATAMVVLPLDHGFASDAISLLTEQDILGERLVRRQKRRKSADAFLAELATLSVGDLVVHLDHGIGRYEGLTSIPVGSSPHDCVALTYAGGDKLYVPVENLDVLSRYGGESDGVALDKLGGEAWQRRKARMKERIREIAGELLATAAQRALRPGEVLAQDAAYPAFADRFPYQETDDQDRAIGDVLEDLAAGRPMDRLVCGDVGFGKTEVALRAAFVAAMAGVQVAVVVPTTLLARQHYTNFVERFKGFPVNIGRLSRLVPPGEAQRTRDGLSSGQIDIVVGTHAVIAKAVEFKNLGLVIVDEEQRFGVVHKERLKQLKADVHVLTLTATPIPRTLQMAMSGLRELSVIQTPPVDRLAVRTYVAPWDPVVIREALLREHDRGGQSFFVTPRIKDLPDIEEFLRNRVPEIKYVVAHGQMAPGEVEERMSAFYDRKYDVLVSTTIVESGLDIPSANTLIVHRADRFGLAQLYQLRGRVGRSKTRAYAYLTTPEGGAITDTAEKRLKLLGDLDTLGAGFQLASHDLDIRGAGNLVGDEQSGHIREVGFELYQSMLEEAILVAKAEGMGAAPPREALSPIITVDAPILIPEDYVPDLPLRMALYRRLNDAGDRPALDAFAAEMIDRFGPLPPETANLIQLMEIKANAKAAGIAKLDVGTKGALVSFHGDQFANVPGLIAYVERLKGRARIRPDNKLSISGDWVSTGARLNGALQLSKGLGKLAKQAA, encoded by the coding sequence ATGACCCGCCCTGCCGCCGATATTTTCGCCGCCATTGCGTCGGCTCCGGCGCCGCTGACGCTCGCGCGGACGGCGGACGGCTTCCTGCCGCTACTGCTCGCCGATCTGGCGCGCGCCAGCGACAAGCGGCTCGTTTATGTCGCGACCGACGACACCGCGATGCAGGCGGTTGCCGACGCCGCGCCCTTCTTTGCCCCCGACCTGATCGTCCACCGCTTTCCGGCGTGGGACTGCCTGCCCTATGATCGCGCCGGCCCGTCGATGCGCGTCAGCGCCGACCGGCTCGCGACCCTGTCGGCGCTGCAACAAGCGCCGAAACGCGGCGAGTTGATCCTGACCACCGTCGCCGCGATCACCCAGCGCACGCTTACCCCCTTCCGCATCCGCCAGCTCGCGACCACCCTCGCGCCGGGGCAACGGATCGACCGCGACGCGCTCGCCGAGCTGCTGGTCTCGAACGGTTTCAGCCGCGTCGATACCGTCGCCGATCAGGGCGAGTTCGCGGTACGCGGCGGCATCCTCGACCTCTTCCCCGCGGGTGAGGAGACGGGCCTCCGCGTCGATTTCTTCGGCGACGAGATCGAGAGCATCCGCCGCTTCGATCCCGCCGACCAGCGCAGCCTCGGTCCGGCGAAGGCGCTGCAATTGCTCCCCGCCGCCGAAACCTTGCTCGACGAGGCGACGATCAAGCGCTTCCGCTCGAGCTACCGCGAAATCTTCGGCGCACAGGCGACCGGCGATCCGCTCTATCAGGCGGTCAGCGAAGGCAGGCGGCAGGCGGGCATGGATCACTGGCTGCCGCTGTTCGAGGAGCGGCTGGCGACGCTGTTCGATCATATCGACCCCGCGACCCCGGTGCTCCGCGGTCACCGCACCGACGCGACCGCCGAGACGCGCTTTGACGCGATTACCGACTATCACGCGAACCGCGTCGCCGCCGAACGCGAGCAGGCCGGCAGCTATCGACCGCTCGCGTCCGAAACGCTGTATCTGACCCGCAACGAATGGTCCGACGCCGAACGCGCACGCCCGATCCATATGATCTCGCCGTTCGACGTCCCGCCATCGGCGACGGTGATCGACCTCGAAACCTTCGCCGCGCGCGATTTCACGCCCGAGCGCACGGCCGATCTCAACGTCTATGACAAGGTCGCCGACCATCTCTCGGACGAGCGCCGCAAGGCGCGCAAGACGATCATCGCCAGCTATTCTGGCGGCGCGCGCGAGCGATTGTCGGGGCTGCTGCGCGACCATGGCGTCACCTCGCTCGCTCCGGCGGAAAGCTGGCAAGACGCGCTCGGCACCGCTTCGGCGGAAAGCGGCGGCGCGACCGCGATGGTCGTCCTTCCGCTCGACCATGGCTTCGCCAGCGACGCGATCAGCCTGCTCACCGAACAGGACATCCTCGGCGAAAGGCTGGTACGTCGTCAAAAGCGCCGCAAAAGCGCCGACGCCTTCCTCGCCGAGCTCGCGACGCTCAGCGTCGGCGACCTCGTCGTCCACCTCGACCACGGTATCGGCCGTTACGAAGGCCTGACATCGATCCCGGTCGGGAGCAGCCCGCACGACTGCGTGGCGCTCACTTACGCGGGCGGCGACAAGCTTTACGTCCCCGTCGAAAATCTCGACGTCCTCTCGCGCTACGGTGGCGAGAGCGACGGGGTCGCGCTCGACAAGCTCGGCGGCGAAGCCTGGCAGCGTCGCAAGGCGCGAATGAAGGAGCGAATCCGCGAGATTGCGGGCGAATTGCTCGCGACCGCGGCGCAGCGCGCGCTCCGCCCCGGCGAGGTGCTGGCACAGGACGCCGCCTACCCCGCCTTCGCCGACCGCTTTCCCTATCAGGAAACCGACGATCAGGACCGCGCGATCGGCGACGTGCTCGAAGACCTCGCCGCGGGCCGCCCGATGGACCGGCTCGTCTGCGGCGACGTCGGCTTCGGCAAGACAGAGGTCGCGCTGCGCGCCGCTTTCGTCGCGGCGATGGCGGGGGTTCAGGTCGCCGTCGTCGTGCCTACGACCCTCCTTGCGCGCCAGCATTACACGAACTTCGTCGAGCGCTTCAAAGGCTTCCCGGTCAATATCGGCCGTCTCTCACGGCTCGTGCCCCCTGGCGAAGCGCAGAGGACACGCGACGGCCTGTCGAGCGGCCAGATCGACATCGTCGTCGGCACCCACGCGGTCATCGCGAAAGCGGTCGAGTTCAAGAATCTCGGCCTCGTCATCGTTGACGAGGAACAGCGTTTCGGTGTCGTCCACAAGGAACGACTGAAGCAGCTGAAGGCCGACGTCCATGTGTTGACGCTCACCGCTACGCCTATCCCGCGCACCTTGCAGATGGCGATGTCGGGCCTCCGCGAACTCAGCGTCATCCAGACGCCGCCGGTCGATCGCCTCGCGGTGCGGACTTACGTCGCGCCTTGGGACCCCGTTGTCATTCGCGAGGCGCTGCTCCGCGAGCACGACCGCGGCGGCCAGAGCTTCTTCGTCACACCGCGGATCAAGGACCTCCCCGACATCGAGGAATTCCTGCGCAATCGCGTGCCCGAAATCAAATATGTCGTCGCACACGGCCAGATGGCACCGGGCGAGGTCGAGGAGCGGATGAGCGCCTTCTATGACCGCAAATATGACGTGCTCGTCTCGACGACGATCGTCGAAAGCGGTCTCGACATCCCGAGCGCGAATACGCTGATCGTCCACCGCGCCGACCGTTTCGGTCTCGCGCAGCTCTATCAGCTCCGCGGCCGCGTCGGACGTTCGAAGACGCGCGCCTATGCTTACCTCACGACGCCCGAGGGCGGGGCGATCACCGATACCGCCGAAAAGCGGCTGAAACTGCTCGGCGACCTCGACACGCTCGGCGCAGGCTTCCAGCTTGCGAGCCACGACCTCGACATCCGCGGCGCGGGCAATCTCGTCGGCGACGAGCAATCGGGGCACATCCGCGAGGTCGGTTTCGAACTTTACCAATCGATGCTGGAGGAGGCGATCCTCGTCGCCAAGGCCGAGGGCATGGGCGCCGCGCCGCCGCGCGAAGCCTTGTCGCCGATCATCACCGTCGACGCACCGATCCTGATCCCCGAGGATTATGTCCCCGATCTGCCGCTGCGCATGGCGCTCTATCGCCGCCTGAACGACGCCGGCGACCGTCCGGCGCTAGATGCTTTCGCCGCCGAAATGATCGACCGTTTCGGTCCGCTCCCGCCCGAGACCGCGAACCTGATCCAGCTGATGGAAATCAAGGCGAACGCGAAGGCGGCGGGCATCGCCAAGCTCGATGTCGGCACCAAGGGCGCGCTCGTCAGCTTCCACGGCGACCAGTTTGCCAACGTCCCCGGGCTGATCGCCTATGTCGAGCGACTGAAAGGCCGCGCACGTATCCGCCCCGACAACAAGCTGTCGATCAGCGGCGACTGGGTGAGCACGGGCGCCCGCCTGAACGGCGCGCTGCAGCTCTCGAAGGGATTGGGGAAACTCGCGAAGCAGGCTGCCTAG
- a CDS encoding DOMON-like domain-containing protein → MRKELICHPDTPARAVRSIAVEVDLSFEEGFALRFIVEGEIGAIVLPQGEGELVIADSVTDGLWQSTCFEAFLTEEGQPDYTEFNYAPDGRWACYQFDDYRSLLRPDDLAPWLMESEREVGRYVLRVEPGIFPDTGSKLALSAVIEEVDGTKSYWALRHPAGKPDFHHPDCFALTLEARGRA, encoded by the coding sequence ATGCGCAAAGAGCTGATCTGCCACCCCGACACCCCGGCGCGTGCGGTGCGGTCGATCGCGGTCGAAGTGGACCTGTCGTTCGAGGAGGGCTTTGCATTGCGCTTCATCGTCGAGGGCGAGATCGGCGCGATCGTGCTGCCGCAGGGCGAGGGCGAGCTGGTCATCGCCGACAGCGTCACCGACGGATTGTGGCAGAGTACCTGTTTCGAGGCGTTCCTGACCGAGGAGGGCCAACCCGACTATACCGAGTTCAACTATGCCCCCGACGGGCGCTGGGCCTGTTACCAGTTCGACGACTATCGCTCGCTGCTGCGTCCCGACGATCTGGCGCCCTGGCTGATGGAGAGCGAGCGCGAAGTCGGTCGTTATGTCCTGCGTGTCGAGCCGGGTATCTTTCCCGACACCGGATCGAAGCTCGCGCTGTCGGCGGTGATCGAGGAGGTCGACGGGACGAAGAGCTATTGGGCGCTGCGGCACCCCGCGGGCAAGCCCGACTTCCATCATCCCGATTGCTTTGCGCTGACGCTTGAGGCACGCGGGCGGGCATGA
- a CDS encoding succinate dehydrogenase assembly factor 2: MQDRLKRLKFRAWHRGTREADYMIGGFFDRYSAEWGEAELDWYEAVVEEDDVDIMAWALGTGHPPAHLDNPPLIAAMRRLDYIPLP, translated from the coding sequence ATGCAAGACCGCCTCAAACGCCTGAAATTCCGCGCCTGGCACCGCGGCACGCGCGAGGCCGACTATATGATCGGCGGCTTCTTCGACCGCTACTCGGCCGAATGGGGCGAAGCCGAACTCGACTGGTACGAGGCGGTCGTCGAAGAGGATGATGTCGACATCATGGCGTGGGCACTCGGGACCGGCCATCCGCCGGCACATCTCGACAACCCGCCGCTGATCGCCGCGATGCGCCGGCTGGATTATATTCCGCTGCCATGA
- the recG gene encoding ATP-dependent DNA helicase RecG — protein MRPDILNPLFAALTDLKGVGPQLAKPLTRLGLERVVDVLFHLPTGLISRFPVDRLDQAQAGQTIIVELTAQDYRPGRSPRAPFGVEAFDSAGDHVRLTYFGRTSGLARKLFPLGEKRRVSGRLDLYGDMRQIVHPDHVAEPEDEAGIAEHEPVYPLTEGLTNARLSQLGAVALERRPELTEWIDAPLLASRGWPAWREAIERAHASPRDEVARDRLAYDEIFASQVALMLIRQGLRNRKGRAIVGDGRLTDALQLPFGLTGAQERVGREIAGDMAQDTPMLRMLQGDVGSGKTLVALRAMLTAVEAGTQAALLAPTEILARQHYATLQRMLGGLPVNLAILTGRDKGKVRESTLMGLADGSIDILVGTHAIFQQAVNYRDLSLVVVDEQHRFGVAQRLMLTAKGQRPPHLLVMTATPIPRTLQLANHGEMDVSQIDEMPPGRTPVDTRVISLDRLDDVVDSLDRHLSTGAQAYWVCPLVAESEGSELAAAENRAALLRARLGDSRVGLVHGRMKGPEKDDVMARFQAGEIGVLVATTVIEVGVDVPSASLMIIEHAENFGLAQLHQLRGRVGRGAAKSVCLLLRSQNLSETARERLALMRDTNDGFVIAEKDLELRGGGELLGLKQSGDADYRVATPEQLVRLLPVAHDDARLFVERDGGMEGARGEAVRLCLYLFERDAAVPLLRSG, from the coding sequence ATGCGACCCGATATACTCAATCCGCTCTTTGCCGCGCTGACCGACCTGAAAGGGGTCGGGCCGCAGCTGGCCAAGCCGCTGACGCGGCTCGGGCTGGAGCGCGTGGTCGATGTGCTGTTCCATTTGCCGACGGGACTGATCTCGCGCTTTCCGGTCGACCGGCTCGATCAGGCGCAGGCGGGGCAGACGATCATCGTCGAGCTGACCGCGCAGGATTATCGCCCGGGTCGCAGCCCGCGCGCCCCCTTCGGGGTCGAGGCGTTCGATAGTGCGGGCGATCATGTGCGGTTGACCTATTTCGGGCGGACGTCGGGGCTGGCGCGCAAGCTGTTCCCGCTCGGCGAGAAGCGCCGCGTGTCGGGCCGGCTCGACCTCTATGGCGATATGCGCCAGATCGTACATCCCGACCATGTTGCCGAACCCGAAGACGAGGCGGGCATCGCCGAACACGAACCGGTCTATCCGCTGACCGAGGGGCTGACCAACGCGCGGCTGTCGCAACTCGGCGCCGTGGCGCTGGAGCGGCGGCCGGAACTGACCGAATGGATCGACGCGCCGCTGCTCGCGAGCCGTGGCTGGCCGGCGTGGCGCGAGGCGATCGAACGGGCGCACGCAAGCCCGCGCGACGAAGTGGCGCGCGACCGGCTCGCCTATGACGAGATTTTCGCTAGCCAGGTTGCGCTGATGCTGATCCGGCAAGGGCTGCGGAATCGGAAGGGCAGGGCGATCGTCGGCGACGGGCGCCTGACCGATGCGCTGCAACTTCCTTTCGGGCTGACCGGAGCGCAGGAGCGCGTCGGGCGCGAGATTGCGGGCGACATGGCGCAGGACACGCCGATGCTGCGGATGCTGCAGGGCGACGTCGGGTCGGGGAAGACACTCGTCGCACTGCGCGCGATGCTGACCGCGGTCGAAGCGGGGACGCAGGCGGCGCTGCTCGCGCCGACCGAGATCCTAGCGCGCCAGCACTATGCGACCCTGCAAAGGATGCTCGGCGGCCTGCCCGTGAACCTCGCGATCCTGACCGGGCGCGACAAGGGGAAGGTTCGCGAGTCCACGTTGATGGGGCTCGCCGACGGCAGCATCGACATCCTTGTCGGAACGCACGCCATTTTCCAGCAGGCGGTAAACTACAGGGATCTCTCGCTGGTCGTCGTCGACGAACAGCATCGTTTCGGTGTCGCGCAGCGATTGATGCTCACGGCGAAAGGCCAGCGTCCGCCGCACCTGCTGGTGATGACCGCCACCCCGATCCCGCGCACGCTGCAATTGGCCAATCATGGCGAGATGGACGTGTCGCAGATCGACGAAATGCCGCCGGGGCGGACGCCCGTCGACACGCGGGTGATCTCGCTCGACCGGCTCGACGATGTCGTCGACAGTCTCGATCGCCACCTGTCGACCGGCGCGCAAGCTTATTGGGTGTGCCCGCTCGTCGCCGAGAGCGAGGGGAGCGAACTTGCCGCCGCCGAGAACCGGGCGGCGCTGCTTCGCGCGCGGTTGGGCGACTCCCGCGTCGGGCTGGTTCACGGGCGGATGAAGGGCCCGGAAAAGGATGACGTCATGGCGCGCTTTCAGGCGGGCGAGATCGGCGTTCTTGTCGCAACCACAGTGATCGAGGTCGGCGTCGATGTCCCCAGCGCGAGTCTGATGATCATCGAACATGCGGAGAATTTCGGGCTTGCCCAGCTCCACCAGCTGCGCGGCCGGGTCGGGCGCGGTGCGGCGAAATCGGTGTGCCTGTTGCTGCGCTCGCAGAATCTTTCGGAAACCGCGCGCGAGCGGCTGGCCCTGATGCGCGACACGAACGACGGCTTCGTGATCGCCGAGAAAGATCTGGAACTGCGCGGCGGCGGCGAGTTGCTGGGGCTGAAGCAGTCGGGCGACGCCGATTATCGCGTCGCGACGCCCGAGCAGCTGGTACGGCTCTTGCCGGTGGCGCACGACGACGCACGACTGTTCGTCGAGCGCGACGGCGGCATGGAGGGAGCGCGCGGCGAAGCTGTTCGCCTTTGTCTCTATCTGTTCGAACGCGACGCCGCGGTGCCGCTGCTTCGGAGTGGGTAA